A segment of the Entelurus aequoreus isolate RoL-2023_Sb linkage group LG23, RoL_Eaeq_v1.1, whole genome shotgun sequence genome:
GAGAATCGAATCGTGTGAGGCCCAAAGTTTCACAGCCCTACAAAATATCGACTTATTTAGgcaaatttagcaggtatatattacattctaaatactggtattgtgtgtgtatattttatctgctgatgtagttctgttgttaaaaaaataaaagtaccgGTAGTTCTGTTAtcaaaaaaaaaaggctgatacAGATATAGGTCAAAATGCCAATTATCTACCCCGCTGACCGGTTGATCTGTAGTTTTGTTGTTTCAGGTATTCTGAAAGCATTTCTCTTTTCAGCACACAGATGCCGTAGAGTTCTTGATCCATTCGTATCCCAAATTTGTGACTGTAGGAAGTGTTCCATGTACTTCGCAGGATAAGGtgggttgttttttatttttttgcaacttTACAAATGTGAGGACTTGTTGACATTGTGCTTCTTTCCATCACCAGATTTGTTTGGCAGAGCTGCTTTTCGAGAAGGGGATTATTCAGACTGCAAAGAGTCTGTAGTTGGTGTCAacatttgacagaaaaaaactctTATCTAGTGTAAAACTAGCAATTCATGGTTGAATGTATACAAAGTGTAATTTAAAATACATTGCCAATGGACGAAACCACAATAAAGAGTAGGTGCGCCATCTAGCGGAGAAGTTGGTACTTTACAGTTTCACCACCACTTTAAATTGgcaacatttgatttattttttggtCCAAGTACACAATAATAACTGACCTTTTAAAATAATGTAACCTTTTTGTGCACAAACATAtttgtaataaaaacaaacacaggTTTTATGGTGAACTACATTTAGTTGATACAACTCAAAAGAAAGATGTGAGAATTGTTAAACGTTCTAATTTGAGAGGGACATTCGCACTCCAGACGTAAAACGCACGCGGGGATTGTGGGTTTACCTCCAGGTCACCTCTTCACCAGGCTTCAGCTCTCTGTTAAAAACACAGAAATATCCAACAGTACAGTCAGTAACATGTCatgtttagggctgcaaccaacGGTTTGGATTTGTACTCTGTTGCTTCCATTCATCGTTTAATGTgactaataaaaatatagaaaatctggaACTGCTAAAAGAAGGTATAACaagttaaatggtaaataaacgtAATAGAAGTAATTTAAAAGGTAAGTAAACGTACTAGAAGTGGATTAAAAAGgtagtaaataaaaggtcaatTAACTTAAATAGAAGGTAATAGGTTAAAGAAAGACTACAGAAGGTAAAAGTAGTAGATGGAAAGTAAAAGtattaaataaaaggtaaacgaaggaatatagaaggtaaaaaaataaataaaacaaggtaAGACAGTCAAAGACAGTAAAGgcagtaaataaaaggtaaattaTGGTAATTAAAAGGGTAAAGTCGAAAGTAAAAGAATAAATATAAAAGGTAAGATAAAACAAGGTAAAAGACGGTCAAATAATGTAAATAGAAGGCAAAAGTAGGATTAAGGAATATAAAAGATGAAagataaaacaatgtaaaagaaAGCcaaagaaggtaagaaaaaagTTATATTGAAGGTACATTGAAGAAAAAGGTagcaaataaaaatgtaaatagaaggtaaaaaattAATGTAGAAGGTAAAATTCAAATAAAAGTACTAAATAGAAGgttaaaaaggtaaaagaagcAAATAGAAGGTAAAGACAAGGTAAATGAAGGAATATAGATGATAAAAGATTAAACAAGGTAACGACTgtcaaataaggtaaatagaaggtaaatatcaGCTTAAAGAAAGTAAATGCAAggtaaaatagtaaataaaagataaaataaggaatatagaaggtaaaaaatgaaaatataaaaGACAGTCAAAGGCAAACAGAAGGTACAAGAAGGTAACGGTAAATATAAGGTAAACAGATTAATGTTAAAATAAGAAATAACAAGTAAACGTAGTAAATGGAAGGTAAAAATATTAAGTTAAAAGGTAAAGAAAAAGGTCAATGAAGGAACATAGGGGGAAAAGAAgacaaaacagtaaatagaatataaataaatagtaaGTTTAAAGGTAAAGCAAAAATAATATAGAAAGTAAAACAAGGTAAGGGATggtcaaaaaaggtaaataaaagaaggtaatgaaggttatggcaagtccAAAAGTATATACTTAAACTCTTGTCCCAAAAATGCACTTTGAACacactataaagtgtgttttatcccaaTAATTGAGCAAACTCATCGATAGACTTATTgaatactaaaataatcaatagccgTAGCCCTAATTATGTTATGATTCATACCTGCTGTACAAAGCACTTTTGTTCCTGAAAGCGGTCAGCTTCTGGTCCTGTAGTCTGTCACAGTACCAACCCACCACAAAGCTGATGGGCACGATTATCTGCATCCAGTGGACCCGGGCAAACGCTGCTAAGTTCACCATGATGCTGCAAGGATGCATGGAGAGATTAAGTATTCTGCTTTTCATGACCCGATTGAGAAACAAGTTTCATGAATGGAAATTGAAAAACGACTGCtttatttgaatgttttttttaaaaacaaaaaaggacattttaaaaacagtgtttttttcttttttggtttcgaaaagcaacaaaaacatcTAACAGcggtttaatttttattttatattgcatGTAACTAACATTTGAATCCCTGGTAAACAAACGATAAAACAGACAAAAACGGATGTTTTTTTCTTATTCTGACAACGGaagtttttattttgaaagtaaaagcAGAAATACTACAGTACTTGTGTGCCTGGCTAAAAATGTGTTTGGAGCCCTACACAATAATGAATTTAAACACGACGAGGACTGACATCTCCAAAAATGTCTACGCACATATCATACGAAAGTGGAGGCAAAACTGATTTAATCACGCACCATTGTCTTTTTAAGGCAAGTCTGCGGTCCTGTCTTCAAATTGCTACTTCCGCTTTAGATTATGAAAAACCATTAATTTTGGTGTGTTTTTACGTTTTTGTTGTGTGTCGTTTTGCCATGTCTAATATTTCTATGTAGGGCTACAAAGACACCCTCAGAGTCACGGTTATGCAATGAATGcaatgaaatttcgttcttatctgcatacttgccaaccctctcgattttcccgggagactcccgaatttcaatgcccctccctgaccatacgtcctcttttcaccggacatgtcctcttttgcggagctgtcagggtggagtttcttaaatgcctcaaacgtCCAGCGTTTTGAGTTAGGgtcgcgtgtattttcaatgtacgttcagggttaagaaggggttaaaaacaaaacaaattgtgcccacagcagcattggtgagggaggggcagagacagagagagcgagagagttatgataaacgcgcatgcgtcgccaggctcagctttgtatccatagatttatcagatttaattttttactatctatagcaggggtgtcaaaagtgtgccaaggaggccatttgcggcccacagctaatgttttaaaggctcacggcacattctaaaaatactattaaaataaacaaaaacataacaaaagtgaaataaaaaagcttaaaggtgaaatgtaatttagaaaaagttgcaatgttgactgataaaacaaagctgtttttttttttctttcaaactgtcattgctcaaaacataataatgaatcaaaatcaatgttattatgaattaatgacctatccaaggttctgattacttcacatcaaatattccactaagaaaaatgtttttggtggaagattttgcaaatttggtaaataaataaccccaaaatgtatattttgttgttttcttactataACGAAAATGAACCgcaccgtgacctctaaaccagtggttcttaacctggttcgatcgaaccctaggggttgggtgagtcggtcaagacacacccgactcatcgtgtaaataaaaacttctccctatcggcgtattacggatacggcaacagcagaagtcagactgatttgcaggtagggatgatgtttgataaggaattatcgagttcgagcctattatcgaatcctcttatcgaaccgattccttatcgattctcttattgagtccagatatgttgttgtatatggaaaaaaacacacaatatttggtttaacaaaagctcacttttattatataataaaaaaaataaaatctaataaataaataaatattgactgttacccacctaaaaaaataaaataaaataaataaatattgactgttgttacccaaagtatattaagtgggatttttcagagaaacaaatatatacagtaacacaaaaacaacctgtctctgtgatcactataggtgtataaataataatatactgttaaataaaatcagtcccttgggcacaaaactgaaaataatacagctctccaaaaagtgcaattctgctgctatttgacataactgtttgttatgatgctttgacatttttgcactttatttctttattgaaagaaaattctatgaagagaaaagttctttgcaaatgtggttacaatgctaaaaaatgaaaagttaaagctaaaaaaagaaatacactttattgagttaacattatttccttatagggggaaaaatgttatgagcgagagaatataacaactacactacccatcatgcaacgggagttacgagcatgcgcggtagccccgaaaagtgttgcatgttgccacgctgtgaaagtaaacgtcaagaactcagccaacacgcctcgtctgcattatttataattagacagacaacacatctacagtgtgattttgttttgtttacaaggaaagaaaaaccaaagttaaaaaagggagatatgttgtatatatatgtatgtgctgcggttgttttaagaacgttgcgacagctgccgtaaaggaggtgcgttgctagcctggttgctatgtttccggttggtcgtaaaagtgttcgtcatgtgttttaccctgctaaaatctctcagtaaagttattcgatggatgatagcttttgttttgaactttattacaccttggagcgctttttcccgtccattgttttcctgctttcgctatctgcgcctaatgactgagctacgtgacgtcaattcttgtgatgtcccacggagcatttctggtcgggacgggattcgaataaagaatcaactcttttcctttactatagtggtctcgataacgggtcccggttctcaaaaagggattcgagtccgaggactcggttcttttcttatcgaacaaccgggaaaaccggtttcgagtatcatccctatttgcaggtgtgtaatttgttgtgagttcatgcactgtgttggttttgttgtttgaacaaggtgatgttcatgcacggttcatttggtgcaccagtaataaaacatggtaacactttagtatggggaacatattcaccattaattagttgcttattaacatgcaaattagtaacatattggctcttaactagtcattattaagtacttattaatgccttattcggcatggccttattataaccgtaaccctctaaccctggctctaaccctaatcctaaccaaataactctaaattaagtctttgttacttagaatatgttccccatactaaagtgttaccaaaaacatataactttgtcctgaatttgaaaaaaaaaaacaccccccaccccccatctcccgaattcggaagtctcaagtttggcaagtatgcttatctgtactgtaaagttcaaatttgaatgacaataaaaaggaagtcttaaGTATTACCGCAGTAGTTTATccccgcttttattttgaaaacagaAACAAGCATCCGCTTTGGTCTATTTTCCGGTTTCTGTTTATTAGGGATTTTAacgtttgccaataaatagacaATTAAAATCAAACCGTTGTTGAGATGTAGTTACTGCTATTATTGCTCTCCAAcacaataaagaaaaacatattcattttattattgtattttaaaatgacaatttttttatttgaatttccATTCACAAAAAGAAAGTTAAATGGCCAAAACACCCACTGACTCATTAACCACCCTTAATTCTACTTACcatttaaatgtgtttattttataaCCCTGCCTGGCAACACTGCACTAGCTAATCGCCTCGCTAGCTGGCTTATATTAGCAATACGAGCAACATTTGCCGAACATCCTTTCGGAGTTTAACTACAATAAATGTACAATTATCACAGCGTAAATGTTTCAATAGGTTAATAATCACAATTAACATGTAAAGTCTTACCTTAAGTTTGCAACAAGCTGTGGCCTTCTGCAACACACTCAGCACACAGAGGACATTGGACTCTACCATCCACGCTAAAAGAATGGGGGTGTTGAACAACACACATTCATCAAATTAGCCGATTTAATGTGTTTTTGAAAAACTCGAATACTCAAAATGATCAATATATTCATCCATATGTAacgttaaaaataatttaaagctTAAAGTTTGTTTTAATATGAGTATGTTGTTGATACTGACTTGGTACGGTCTCGTGCCCTTTGACATGTGACGTGACGGCTAACATGGCGGTCTATCGCGGCCCCACGACGCTCGCCGTAATGTCTTAATATTATAATTACGCAACGAATATCATCGTTTATTTTGTTTTGACCACTTCGgttatatatttatgttatatatgAAGGAATGGTACGTTGGGCATCTTCAAGTTATTCATTGTAACCAAGAGCTTGAAAGTTGGCTACTGGACTTGCCGGGTAGCTAGCATTGATccgttattgttgtgtgaattatTTTAGCCTGTTTTCTATCCATTCAGCGGCTAAAGTTCTTTTCACTGTGTATATATAGAACATGGGGGTTGTTGTTGTttaagtttatttccaacatgcatgcAGTTACTATTGTATACATCACattcgaccccaaaagggacaagcggtagtaaatggatggatggatggatatttcgtattacaacatgtctgaaaaggagtaggaagaatcaatcaaagtgtatctatatagccctaaatcacgagtgtctcaaagggctgcacaagccacaatgacatcagatcccacatcagggcaaggaaaaactcaacccaatgggctacaatgagaaaccttggaggggaccgcagatgtgggcgaccggtgcattggacgtcgagtggatcttgttaatagtgtgagattccagtccatagtggatctaacataatattgtgagagtccagtccatagtggggccagcaggggatcatcttgattTGAAACAAGTCAGCAGCGCCCCCATCCTCTCCACGATTGGAGaggagaaaagagacggcagatcaactggtctatttaaaggccagagtatacaaattagttttaagatgggacatacatgcttctactgaggaagaagctgagcttatttaacaaaTACCCCATTTCttcttagagacttagacttccttttattgtcattcaaatttgaactttacattacagataagaacgacattttgttgcattagctcatggtagtgcaggatacaaaagtaataaggtgcagatataaatcttCCTATCAAGTACTCTGCCAGTACCAAGTATCAAGTGCCAGTATCAAGtactcaacctttttttttttttttttttacagatactGAATAATCAGCAATGACGTCCATTATCAAGCTGACAGCTCTGTCAGGAGTTCAGGAGGAGTCTGCCCTCTGCTACCTGCTGCAGGTGGATGAATTCCGCTTCCTTTTGGATTGCGGCTGGGACGAGAACTTCTCCATGGACATTATCGATGCTATAAAGCGGTGATTGcaatattcaaagtcatcattttacgcgAGGACTAGATGGATGTGCGTGACGTTTGTTGTTATTGCTCCCGCAGGCATGTTCATCAGGTTGACGCCGTGCTTCTCTCCCACCCCGATCCTATTCACCTGGGAGCTTTGCCGTACGCTGTGGGCAAACTGGGCCTAAATTGTACCATTTATGCAACAATACCGGTCTATAAGATGGGTCAAATGTTCATGTACGATCTTTATCAGGTAAGAAGTGGTCGTGGACGTACCTATGTACACATTATTGGTGTGGGTTTATTGCGTTACcacatttccagtttctcattacaacatgtctgaaaaggagtaagaagaagcacagGTTATTTAATTTCACCTTCTAACACATTTGTACTCAATCGCTaacacaacattgaataaatCACTAGATAaatgagtaagtaaataataaagttaACATAAATGGATAGTTAAGTAAGTTACGTTTTTACATAATGCAATGCCTAAGATTATCTTAATTTTTTAATAAAGTTCAagattatcttattttttaataaagttcaagatgtttattAGGATTCTTTTTCTTTGTACTCTGAACACTTTGAGTTGTaacagtctcttaaaggcctactgaaatgatttttttttatttaaacggggatagcagatccattctatgtgtcatacttgatcatttcgcgatattgccatatttttgctgaaaggatttagtagagaacattgacgataaagtttgcaacttttggtcgctgataaaaaaaagccttgcctgtaccggaagtagcgtgacgtcacaggttgaaaggctcctcacatttccccattgtttacaccagcagcgagagcgattcggaccgagaaagcgacgattaccccattaatttgagtctgGATGAAAaaatcgtggatgaggaacgtgagagtgaaggactagagtgcagtgcaggacgcatctttttttcgctctgaccgtaacttaggtacaagctggctcattggattccacactctctcctttttctattgtggatcacggatttgtattttaaaccacctcgcatACTATATccacttgaaaatgagagtcgagaacgcaaaatggacattcacagtgacttttatctccacgacaatgcatcggcgaagcactttagctacggagctaacgtgatagcatcgggcttaactgcagatagaaacaaaagaaataaacccctgactggaaggatagacagaaaatcaacaatactattaaaccatggacttgTAActtcacggttaatgctttccagcctggcgaagcttaacaatgatgttgctaacgacgccattgaagctaacttagcaacgggacctcacagagctatgctaaaaacattagctatccacctatgccagccagccctcacctgctcatcaacacccgtgctcacctgcgttccagcgatcgacggagcgacgaaggacttcacccgatcatagatgcggtcggcggctagcgtcggatagcgcgtctgctatccaagtcaaagtcctcctggttgtgttgctgcagccagccgctaatacaccgatcccacctacagctttcttctttgccgtcttcattgttcattaaacaaattgcaaaagattcaccaacacagatgtccagaatactgtggaattttgcgatgaaaaccgagctttttgtattgggtacaatggtgtccgaatacttccgtttcaacgattgacgtcacgcgcatacgtcatcatacatagacgttttcaaccggaagtttagcgtgaaatttaaaattgcactttataagttaacccggccgtattggcatgtgttgcaatgttaagatttcatcattgatatataaactatcagactgcgtggtcggtagtagtgggtttcagtagggctttaaactggatcatattagtgttttgtttgacttctttgcttaatccattccataatttaactaCATACcatatactgatatgctaaaggttttaagtgttgtacgggcATGCACAGGTTTTTTAATTAGATTTTCATCTAAGGTTATGTttgttctcttttgttgagaagaattgtcatACATTCTTGggttataatttgctttgttcgtaattttagttgtttgcaaatgcaaCAAATGataaaatttcaatatttttgattcagtaAATTAAGAGTTTGAATGTTCTCAACAGCCAACACGATGtattattattctaactgatattttttgtaacacggttattgAATAAAGCGTACTttggtagttgtttccccatatgtcTACACAACAACTCTGATATGGTaacagtagcgagcagtagagaatatggagtgattttggtccagaacatattttgcatcAATATTTCTCGCTAccttttgttgtatattttttacataagatCTCTATGGagattaatttgtgtctttattacgaaaactTTTTTTGACACAGAATTTATGCGTTTAAGTTTAgtaaactgaattttttaaaatcaaattatGGTatactgacaatttcattgaaaaaaattgcTAGCAAAATGCGTGTGTTGAAGTATTCAGTGTTTACcagttttttgtgtaaaaaaattcagtgcagaaacaaTTTGCTGCTTAAAAACGcaagacccacttccggtaaattaagactgaagcaattgatcctgtctcagaaccagccagtgAGGTGTCAAGTTAGAAGTCACGTGAATCGGGTCttgaaaaacagcaaaaaggCCGGTACCTGGGCATAAAACAACATAACAAACATTTTAATGCTTAATTTATTGGAAGTGGGCCTTGCTTTTCGAAGCTGCAGATTTTTCAGCGCTGATTTTTTGTACACTAAATtttcaaacactgaatttttaaagtcacacattttgCTAACACATTTGTTCTCAATCAAATTGTCATCAACATTTGATGTAAACAATTCACTTCACAAAATTCAaaagcaaaaaattcagttacataaatacaGTTTCACAAAAAGCTTTCGTACtagagacacaaattaacctccatagagttccagttaattttatcacacccaaaaatttgatttattttactctTGTCAACGTGtagtccgtctatttgtatttgtgtttgactttcccttctactgttgccAAATAACATTAATTTAGTTTTATTGGGATTCAAAgacagtctgtttttgtcaaactattttaatttgttcattttttctgttattatttgtattagcgtcTGCATGTTCTCTCTTAGACAAAACACAatcgtgtcatctgcaaataatactaactttaagtcctttgtaactttacaaatgtcgtttatataaagatggaGCAATTTTGGTCCCAGCATTGATCTCTGGGGTACGCCATCAGATATATTTAGCTCTGTAGACGTTTATTCTCCTATCTTcaagtattgcttcctgttggttaagtagcttcttacccaataCTCTGATGCCATACCATTTTAATTTGTTAACTAatatattatgattaattgtatgaaatgttttttaccatctattgcattggttatctcttccgttattttgattaatgccattgatgttgaaatgttggctctgtTGGTTGTCCGCGAGTGTTCCACTTTTTTTATGAACgtgtccaatctgttgttaaacgatttttcaatgattttggaAAATTGTGGAAGGAAAGAAACatgtctgtagtttgtaaactggtgtttgtctccattcttataaatcagtacaacttttgctattttaattttgtgtGGACATTTAAATTTATAGGTATCTGATGTACATCAAAGGTTCTGAAGTTTCTTTGCgaacctttttttattatttccatATCAATTTCGTTACAGTATTGGGTGAGTTATGAACACAGCTTAATTCTTCcctgtgtttttttccccatgtagTCACGAAACAACAGTGAAGATTTCTCTCTCTTCACCCTCGACGATGTGGACAGCGCTTTCGATAAAATTCAGCAGCTAAAATATTCGCAGATTGTGAATCTGAAAGGTGAGTCACAAGAGTGTTATCAAAACTGTCTGTATCACTTGTGTTTATTGTGTACATTATATCACTGCTGTGCACGAATGATAGACACACCCTTAATACATTTGTGCCGCTCTGATATTCGACTTCGACATACTTTACTGTTCAACGAGGGAAATTGTTTGACAATTGTAAAATGAACATCTCAGGAGCTACTGTGATCTGCTGCTACTCTTTCAGGCGTACATTAAAACCATGTGGTTGCAGTGCTCGCTCCAAAAGTCTACAAAGAACAAAACATATGAAAAACAATAGGGGAGCATCAAAATGCGACCAAAAGTCATCATTGAGAAAAACAGAAACtgagcaaaaaaataataacacatatAATAAAACATATGGCATAAGTCTGATGTACTAGGagctaacagctacacaacagctaagcacacaatagcacacaaggtcGAAAAAAGTAATGTCTCTAAAAGAATaaaattgcagtctaaaacatgacCTTTTTTAATTATAGTTCATTATAGTTGCGTATTACttaacacatacaaagtctccaaggcagaaacatattagaaagtatccagtaacaaacatgtccgcataATTCTAATTAATGTGTAATgagtgaccactaggtgtcaccaaaaaaaattaccactctacttcaacttaaagacagcataaatccattccataattaatAATACATTGGATAGGGTTTTTCATACCTTCCATTGTTTCCTGATTGAGTCATTACACAAGATCAAAAGTTTTTTAACTTCCTACACTATAAAAATATTATAGTtgtgtatgatttgtgctgatatcaaatCGAATCAATATTCAAAGAGACAATATTGGTATTAGAAGTGAAAaaattgtatcgggacacccttactcaaaaaaaacaagtttgacactacAAGAGCAATACTATTCCCTGCTAACttatttaaacacatttaatGGTAAAAGGTACATATATTTACCAGATATTGAAGAATAAATAGTATAAGAGAGGTTAACAACTGTGTTTCAGTCTCCTTTTATCTCCCTCTGAAGCAGATTTGCTTTgtcaatgattatttatgtatttattttttggaaaTGTG
Coding sequences within it:
- the LOC133640962 gene encoding NADH dehydrogenase [ubiquinone] 1 beta subcomplex subunit 1-like gives rise to the protein MVNLAAFARVHWMQIIVPISFVVGWYCDRLQDQKLTAFRNKSALYSRELKPGEEVTWR